The following proteins are co-located in the Athene noctua chromosome 16, bAthNoc1.hap1.1, whole genome shotgun sequence genome:
- the ARHGAP40 gene encoding rho GTPase-activating protein 40, with protein MDKRGTRGPGVASSGTPSARGVLAPVWPARCARLGSTRNCPCRMSQLPPRSPLPSPVSEGTNSRIESLDNLSMDSFWLEVENIKQSTEGEQEECSLADVKTQEEGEAEAEWLQDAGLSDLLGDGASEKDNIVLLSTLTRTQAAAVQRRLDTYSRSRRRKNKHPVRDVRDIFGVVSSEETAAKKEESSPDQLWHNLRTSNVQRTETQDYSFTVRNPGKEEMFNMDVAYSEQAAVLLKGSFLSESRKLNDGSALTKFKIPKGRLGVTRIGDLSAQDMKKIPTLALIELTALCDILGFELKRNKAAKLKTTEKRLFGVPLNTLLENDQKLLPNTKVPLLLQSLLSCLEKRGLETEGILRVSGSQTRIKSLEQKLERDFYTGLFRWDEVHQNDVSGLLKRFIRELPAPLLTAEYLPAFAAVQNIPDLKQRLQALNLLILILPEPNRNTLKALLEFLSKVVAKENNNKMNLWNVSTVMAPNLFMHKGLPNKIPEGKEKQLAEGAADVVRMMIHYQDLLWTVSSFLVAQVRKLNESNSKRYQFCDKRIKNLLRKIHADKDKVEKNQTEPSKIVKVHASLLLKDSLEVHLNNATRVADVLRQFQKNLCQNGWNIVNTVNLLKCNNSMECTNLLLYEVGGNIGEHCLDPDTYLLDLYHINPHAEWIIKQNPSHPRMF; from the exons TACCAGAAATTGCCCTTGCAGAATGAGCCAGCTTCCTCCGAGGAGTCCTTTGCCATCCCCGGTGTCAGAGGGCACGAATTCCAGGATAGAGTCTTTGGACAACTTGTCAATGGACAGTTTTTGGCTGGAAGTAGAGAACATTAAACAGAGCACTGAAGGCGAACAAGAGGAATGCAGCCTTGCAGATGTCAAAACACAGGAGG AGGGGGAAGCTGAGGCTGAGTGGCTCCAGGACGCGGGTCTGTCTGACCTCCTCGGGGACGGTGCCTCGGAGAAGGACAACATCGTGCTGCTCTCCACCCTGACCAGgacccaggctgctgctgtgcagcgGCGGCTGGATACCTACTCCCGGTCTCGGAGGAGGAAGAACAAGCATCCTGTGCGTGATGTCCGAGACATTTTTGGGGTGGTCAGTTCTGAG gaGACAGCAGCAAAAAAAGAGGAGTCCAGCCCGGATCAGTTGTGGCACAATCTACGGACTTCAAATGTACAAAGAA CAGAAACCCAGGATTACTCCTTCACAGTTCGAAACCCTGGAAAAGAGGAGATGTTCAACATGGATGTTGCCTATTCGGAGCAAGCAGCTGTCCTGCTCAAGGGATCATTCCTGTCTGAATCTAGGAAGTTAAATGATGGAAGTGCCCTAACT AAATTTAAGATCCCTAAGGGCAGACTAGGAGTGACCAGGATTGGAGATTTATCTGCTCAAGACATGAAGAAGATCCCCACACTGGCACTTATTGAACTAACAGCGCTCTGTGATATTTTGGGCTTTGAgctgaagagaaacaaagcagcaaaactgaaaacaacag AGAAAAGACTCTTCGGAGTTCCACTCAACACTCTGTTGGAAAATGACCAAAAACTGCTCCCCAACACCAAGGTCCCTCTGTTACTGCAGTCA CTGCTGTCCTGCCTGGAAAAGAGAGGACTTGAAACAGAGGGCATTTTGAGAGTTTCTGGGTCCCAGACCAGAATCAAG agtcTGGAACAGAAGCTAGAAAGAGACTTCTATACTGGCCTCTTCCGCTGGGATGAAGTCCACCAGAACGATGTGTCTGGGCTGCTGAAAAGATTCATAAGAGAGCTGCCAGCCCCACTGCTGACAGCAGAGTACCTCCCTGCCTTTGCTGCTGTACAAA ATATTCCAGACCTGAAACAAAGGTTGCAAGCTCTAAACCTCCTGATCCTGATCCTGCCAGAGCCTAACAGAAACACTCTAAAG GCTCTACTTGAGTTTCTCAGCAAAGTGGTCGccaaggaaaacaacaacaaaatgaacCTCTGGAACGTTTCCACAGTCATGGCCCCGAACCTCTTCATGCACAAGGGGCTGCCAAACAAGATCCCCGAAGGAAAGGAGAAACAGCTGGCAGAGGGGGCGGCTGATGTTGTGCGGATGATGATCCATTACCAGGATTTGCTCTGGACG GTCTCCTCTTTTCTGGTGGCTCAAGTGAGGAAGCTGAATGAGAGCAATAGCAAAAGGTACCAGTTCTGTGACAAGCGAATTAAAAATTTATTGCGGAAGATTCATGCTGATAAAGACAAGGTGGAAAAGAACCAGACAGAG CCTTCCAAGATTGTGAAAGTCCATGCTTCGCTTCTCCTGAAGGATTCTCTAGAGGTGCATTTGAACAATGCAACCAGAGTTGCTGATGTCTTGAGGCAATTTCAGAAGAACCTGTGCCAGAATGGCTGGAATATTGTTAACACTGTCAACCTCCTCAAGTG caacAACTCAATGGAGTGCACAAACTTGCTCCTGTATGAAGTGGGAGGCAATATTG GTGAACATTGCCTGGACCCAGACACTTACCTCTTAGACTTGTACCACATCAATCCCCATGCTGAGTGGATAATTAAGCAAAACCCCTCTCATCCTCGGATGTTCTAA